The following are encoded together in the Candidatus Tumulicola sp. genome:
- a CDS encoding thiolase family protein, with product MNSTSSKAVVLSTARTPFGKLGGGLAPLEATTLGAVALAAAIERAGIDPSDVDHAIFGQVLQAGAGQNPARQVIFKSGLAKTVTAETVNKVCASGLVAIAYAMRSINAGARTVVAAGGMESMSNAPYLLRSARFGYRFGNGELVDAMVYDGLWDQYFPMTMSSQGNLVATELGLSREDQDRFALASHQRAAETHAAGHFDAEIVPVRVATKSRGKVVVDALPRRGQVRVPASVGGGSNRMWDHQPSEQFTLDYEKYAPFVTGNEASTTVDRDESVRTDASAEAMAKLRPLDPGGTITAANAPGVNDGAAAMILADAGYAAQHGREVLATVLDHADVAWDSPYICITPAMAAQKMLDRAGLTRDDIAVWEINEAFSAVAITSARHLGLDEININRFGGAVAMGHPIGASGTRIVGTLINQLRKRGGGYGIASICSGGGQGDALLIKVE from the coding sequence ATGAATTCCACGTCATCCAAAGCGGTCGTCCTCTCGACCGCTCGCACGCCATTCGGTAAGCTCGGCGGCGGTCTCGCTCCGCTCGAGGCCACGACGCTCGGCGCGGTCGCGTTGGCGGCAGCCATCGAGCGCGCGGGCATCGATCCGAGCGACGTCGACCACGCCATTTTCGGTCAAGTGCTGCAAGCCGGTGCGGGACAAAATCCGGCTCGCCAAGTGATCTTTAAATCCGGCCTTGCGAAAACCGTAACCGCCGAAACGGTCAACAAAGTTTGCGCGTCGGGTCTCGTCGCGATCGCGTACGCGATGCGGTCGATCAACGCCGGAGCGCGTACGGTCGTCGCCGCCGGCGGCATGGAGTCGATGTCGAACGCGCCGTATCTGCTGCGCAGCGCACGGTTCGGATACCGCTTCGGTAACGGCGAGCTGGTCGACGCGATGGTCTACGACGGACTGTGGGATCAATATTTTCCGATGACGATGTCGTCGCAAGGAAATCTAGTCGCTACCGAACTCGGTTTATCACGCGAAGATCAAGATCGTTTCGCGCTTGCAAGCCATCAACGCGCGGCCGAAACGCACGCCGCGGGTCACTTCGATGCCGAAATCGTTCCCGTTCGCGTCGCGACCAAGTCGCGCGGAAAAGTTGTGGTCGACGCGCTCCCGCGTCGCGGCCAGGTTCGCGTCCCGGCCTCGGTCGGAGGCGGTTCGAATCGTATGTGGGATCATCAACCATCCGAACAGTTCACGCTAGATTACGAAAAATACGCTCCGTTCGTCACCGGCAATGAAGCCTCGACGACGGTCGACCGCGATGAATCGGTACGCACGGATGCCAGCGCGGAAGCGATGGCAAAACTGCGCCCGCTCGATCCGGGCGGTACGATTACGGCAGCCAACGCGCCGGGCGTCAACGACGGCGCGGCAGCGATGATCCTGGCCGATGCGGGTTACGCAGCCCAGCACGGACGCGAAGTGCTCGCTACGGTGTTGGATCATGCCGACGTGGCGTGGGACTCGCCGTACATCTGCATCACGCCCGCGATGGCCGCGCAGAAAATGCTCGATCGCGCCGGCCTCACGCGCGACGACATCGCTGTGTGGGAAATCAACGAGGCGTTTTCGGCCGTCGCAATCACATCGGCTCGCCATCTCGGCCTGGACGAGATCAACATCAACCGCTTCGGCGGTGCGGTCGCGATGGGCCATCCGATCGGCGCGTCCGGAACGCGCATCGTCGGAACCCTGATCAATCAGTTGCGCAAACGCGGCGGCGGATACGGAATTGCGTCGATTTGTTCGGGCGGTGGACAAGGCGACGCTTTGTTGATCAA
- a CDS encoding cation diffusion facilitator family transporter, with the protein MSARRGLTIALAASIAVAALEFWGGIRSHSLALTTDAVHVCTDIFALVLALAASIAAARPADVRRTFGYGRIEILGALVNGTLLLVATVVIAFEAARRFSVPVQPQTTIMTIVAAVGLILNAVAALALRERGEHDVNVRGALFHVLGDALGAIAVVIGGVAIALTHRAWIDPALSLLVAAMIVAGVFRLMREAVDVLLESVPPGLDPDAVEARLRRIAGVGGLHDLHVWSIGSSSYALSAHVLLEDRRISEAATILREIDECLKRDFRIGHVTVQFECDNCPVVVAH; encoded by the coding sequence GTGTCGGCACGCCGCGGGTTAACGATCGCGCTGGCTGCCTCCATCGCGGTGGCGGCGCTGGAGTTTTGGGGCGGAATTCGTTCGCACAGCTTGGCGTTGACGACCGATGCAGTGCACGTCTGCACCGATATTTTCGCATTGGTTTTGGCGCTCGCCGCATCCATCGCGGCCGCGCGGCCGGCCGACGTGCGGCGCACGTTTGGATACGGGCGCATCGAAATTCTCGGCGCCCTCGTCAACGGGACGCTGTTGCTGGTCGCGACCGTCGTTATCGCATTCGAAGCGGCCCGTCGTTTTTCTGTGCCGGTGCAGCCGCAAACGACGATCATGACGATCGTCGCGGCCGTCGGCTTGATCTTGAACGCCGTTGCGGCGCTGGCGTTGCGCGAACGCGGAGAACACGATGTCAACGTGCGCGGCGCACTATTTCACGTGCTGGGCGACGCACTCGGTGCGATCGCCGTCGTCATCGGCGGCGTCGCGATCGCGCTTACGCATCGCGCCTGGATCGATCCCGCGCTTTCGTTGCTCGTCGCAGCGATGATCGTGGCCGGTGTCTTCCGATTGATGCGCGAGGCCGTCGACGTCTTGCTCGAAAGCGTTCCGCCGGGCCTCGACCCGGACGCAGTGGAAGCGCGGCTACGGCGGATAGCGGGCGTCGGCGGCTTGCACGATCTGCACGTTTGGTCGATCGGCAGCTCGTCGTATGCCCTGTCCGCACACGTGTTGCTCGAGGACCGGCGAATCAGCGAGGCGGCCACGATATTGCGCGAAATCGACGAATGTCTGAAGCGGGACTTTCGTATCGGGCATGTGACGGTACAGTTCGAATGCGACAACTGTCCGGTCGTGGTCGCGCATTAA
- a CDS encoding isoprenylcysteine carboxylmethyltransferase family protein, with amino-acid sequence MADSPESVQAFVFKNRGTLLALPAVLLALTGKPTRASARVGIPLAIAGELLRCWAVGYSGVTTRGDKVEAPELVSAGPYAYVRNPLYVGNFITAAGFAIAFTGGLRPGRRIAAIAASLGVMAGVYATIVPHEEQFLLGEFGHEFNRYRENVPPLLPRTTPWDEGRGAWRPEVIRSAETRTFVTFAAMLAVLAFKTRE; translated from the coding sequence ATGGCAGATTCACCCGAAAGCGTGCAGGCGTTCGTTTTCAAAAATCGGGGCACGCTCTTAGCGCTGCCGGCCGTCCTCCTAGCACTCACCGGTAAGCCGACGCGCGCCAGCGCCCGCGTCGGAATTCCGCTCGCCATCGCCGGCGAACTGCTCCGCTGCTGGGCCGTCGGTTATTCGGGTGTCACGACCCGTGGCGACAAGGTCGAAGCGCCCGAGCTCGTTTCGGCCGGGCCGTACGCCTACGTACGGAATCCGCTGTACGTCGGCAATTTTATCACTGCGGCCGGATTCGCGATCGCGTTCACCGGTGGGCTTCGGCCGGGCCGGCGAATCGCAGCGATCGCCGCGTCGCTCGGCGTAATGGCCGGCGTGTACGCGACGATCGTACCGCATGAAGAGCAGTTTCTGCTCGGCGAGTTCGGTCACGAGTTCAACCGGTACCGCGAAAACGTACCGCCGCTACTTCCGCGTACGACACCGTGGGATGAGGGCCGGGGCGCGTGGCGGCCTGAGGTTATCCGCAGTGCGGAAACGCGAACGTTCGTCACCTTCGCAGCAATGTTGGCCGTCCTCGCATTTAAAACGAGAGAATAG
- a CDS encoding GDP-mannose 4,6-dehydratase, with protein MRTLVTGATGFVGRYLTAALEAGGASVFACGGPHDGPDVFALDLDDPAAIAAALDIARPDLVFHLAAQTFVPESFASPVATYRTNVVGTAHLASAVRAYADGRAMPRILFTSSAEVYGARSAGEMPLRESTLPAPATPYAASKAGAEAVLLAESRCFGLDVVVARAFNHIGPGQNERFVVPSFARQLATIAGGASSPVLMVGNLNAVRDFLDVRDVVAAYVALARDGTSGEIYNVCSGAGRTVRDVLRELIAIAGVPVEVREDPERMRPLDVPVFVGSAQKLEAATGWHPAIPLSQSLRDIYRSAVPGKPGESS; from the coding sequence ATGCGTACGCTCGTCACCGGCGCGACCGGTTTTGTCGGCCGTTACCTCACCGCGGCATTGGAAGCCGGCGGTGCTTCGGTGTTCGCGTGCGGTGGTCCGCACGACGGGCCGGACGTGTTCGCGTTGGATCTCGACGATCCGGCCGCGATTGCCGCGGCCCTCGACATCGCGCGCCCCGATCTGGTCTTTCATTTGGCGGCACAGACGTTCGTTCCCGAATCGTTCGCGTCGCCGGTCGCGACGTATCGAACGAATGTCGTCGGCACGGCGCATCTCGCTTCGGCAGTGCGCGCCTATGCGGACGGGCGCGCGATGCCGCGCATTCTCTTTACGAGTTCGGCCGAAGTATACGGGGCGCGTTCGGCCGGCGAGATGCCGTTGCGCGAATCGACGCTGCCGGCGCCGGCGACGCCGTATGCCGCGAGTAAGGCCGGCGCCGAAGCCGTCTTGTTGGCGGAAAGCCGTTGCTTCGGCCTCGACGTCGTCGTTGCTCGCGCGTTCAATCACATCGGGCCCGGACAGAACGAACGATTCGTGGTTCCTAGCTTTGCGCGGCAACTGGCGACGATCGCCGGAGGCGCGTCCTCGCCGGTCCTCATGGTTGGTAATCTCAACGCCGTGCGCGACTTTCTGGACGTGCGCGACGTCGTCGCGGCATACGTCGCGTTAGCGCGCGACGGTACGTCCGGTGAAATCTACAACGTATGCAGCGGCGCCGGCCGAACCGTGCGCGACGTCTTGCGCGAGCTCATCGCCATCGCTGGGGTTCCGGTCGAAGTGCGCGAGGATCCCGAACGGATGCGCCCGCTCGACGTTCCGGTTTTTGTGGGTAGCGCGCAGAAACTCGAAGCGGCGACCGGCTGGCATCCGGCGATTCCACTGTCGCAATCGCTGCGTGACATCTACCGCTCGGCCGTGCCGGGAAAACCCGGCGAGAGTTCGTAA